Proteins encoded by one window of Kwoniella dejecticola CBS 10117 chromosome 7, complete sequence:
- a CDS encoding carbamoyl-phosphate synthase, large subunit translates to MVPPPLPAFEGAVPSSDIPPVQQAVSVAPAAHAALDVTPPASPAPTSATSPRPVVNRAASFVAPASRPLGSLHPPATLKGIDYEGMPEEPTWEEAMGEPDTVLELADGLALAGHSFGAKKSVAGECVFQTGMVGYPESLTDPSYSSQILILTYPLIGNYGVPERPNVASSTIPTSEDAHNVPPPTHLLDSLPLEFESSHIHIAALVVANYHPSYSHHLANSSLGQWLKEQGIPAIWGVDTRMLTKRLREGGVLLGRVLAKQGASAVDGQQRGRESQSGVLGGVSRLLNGLSAPSMVRSNSTDNLALNWKEDYESIPFHDPNGINLVAKVSTQKPTLYTAITGSEQKVNPRTGKQLRVIAIDVGMKWNQIRCFRERGVEVKVVPWDYDINAETEPYDGLFVSNGPGDPSMVKETIANLSKALETSKVPIFGICLGHQLLALASGASTRKMKYGNRGMNLPCTCSSSGRCYITSQNHGYEVDVSTLKNGWEAFFTNANDQSNEGIWMGKDGKPFFSVQFHPESAPGPRDTEFIFDVFIKSMVDSAREGKLVPIDMPGGELADNIAARPKEHVKKVLVLGSGGLSIGQAGEFDYSGSQAIKALKEEGIYTILVNPNIATIQTSKGLADKVYFLPVTPDFVRKIIKHEKPDGIYCTFGGQTALSVGIKLKDEFAGLGVKVLGTPIDTVITTEDRDLFAKAMEEIGEKCAESASAVNLQEATEAANRIGYPVIVRAAYALGGLGSGFAQDDSQLAELCNKAFATSPQVLVEKSMKGWKEIEYEVVRDCRNNCITVCNMENFDPLGIHTGDSIVVAPSQTLSDADYNMLRTTAVNVIRHLGVVGECNIQYALNPYSKEYCIIEVNARLSRSSALASKATGYPLAFIAAKLGLNIPLNEIKNSVTKETSACFEPSLDYCVVKIPRWDLKKFNRVSTALSSSMKSVGEVMAIGRTFEETIQKAIRCIDDRFPGFGEHLDVEDIDHEIANPTDQRLFALATAFRRGYSVEKLNKMSNIDPWFLTRLERLSKTEKLIGTYNASTVPNQLIRSAKQLGFSDRQIAKALNSNELAVRRLRIEAGISPFVKQIDTVAAEFPAFTNYLYTTYNASEHDVTFDDNGVMVLGSGVYRIGSSVEFDWCAVRAIRTLREQGMKTIMINYNPETVSTDYDEADKLYFENISLETVLDIYDIERSSGLVLSMGGQTPNNIALALHRQNVKIYGTSPEMIDTAENRYKFSRMLDKIGVDQPLWKELTSFPEARSFCDKVGYPVLVRPSYVLSGAAMNVVFSEDDLESYLSQATDVSRDHPVVISKYIEEAKEIEMDAVARDGKMVMHYISEHVENAGVHSGDATLILPPQDLDPETIKKIEIATAKIGQALNVTGPYNIQFIAKNNEIKVIECNLRAARSFPFVSKVTGIDAIELATKVMLGFPVNPYPDVKLPPNYVGVKVPQFSFSRLSGADPVLGVEMASTGEVACFGKDKYDAYLKALISTGIRPPKKNILLSVGSFKEKLEMLPAVHKLHRQGYNLFATAGTSDFFQEHGIPVKFLEALGSENDLNPQKAEYSLTQHLANNLIDLYINLPSKNRSRRPASYVSQGYRSRRMAVDFAVPLITNVKCAKLFIEAVLKKPTFDITSVDYKTSHETFSFPSLVSVQAFVPGAAEPNSNDFSEASQAAIRGGFTVMQMVPQGVASAVEDEISLQRAQSNATGASHCDYFFSVSATGDNASRLQDALAAGAKALFIPFNNFFGSVNKVTSVAQHFAAWPADKPIVTDARATDLASILLLASLNNRSIHIASVSTRDDIALIALAKEKGLNVTCDVSVYALFYSQADYPTAKCLPTAEDQQALWDNLATIDIFSVGVLPYELGTALDKPVSASSGVAESLPLLLTAVADGKLTLDDIYLRLSENPRTIFGLPEQPQTYVEVEVKRRSSFSPSDNKTWSPLDGKAIAGAIHRVVINGHSVFLDGLSFSMPLGRDVSSAGSSRAPAAKQARASFNMQKRPSITALMSPTQERSASYGPPVNDKLMSLSSAPVNTSPVRNLLSLQTSPAFSRRHVLSVKQFDREDLHVLFNLASEMRAQVERSGSVDTLKGRVLCTLFYEPSTRTSTSFEAAMKRCGGEVVQVTASTSSVQKGESLADTIRTVGCYSDAIVLRHPAVGSSKSAAKSSPVPIINAGDGIGEHPTQSLLDVFCIREELGSVNGITVTLIGDLKNGRTVHSLVKLLSLYDVTINFVSPPSLPMPDSVKSEASRAGVRWSESTVLSDDIIAKSDVLYATRVQKERFDNQAEYEAIKDIYIINNDVLAKAKESAIVMHPLPRVNEIDPEVDFDSKRAAYFRQMRYGLFVRMALLTLVLGA, encoded by the exons ATGGTCCCTCCTCCCTTGCCAGCTTTTGAAGGTGCTGTCCCCTCCAGCGACATTCCCCCCGTGCAGCAAGCTGTGTCGGTCGCTCCTGCCGCACATGCCGCTCTGGATGTCACTCCCCCggcttctccagctcctaCCTCAGCGACTTCTCCTCGACCTGTCGTCAACAGAGCGGCTTCCTTCGTCGCGCCTGCTTCCAGACCTCTCGGAAGTCTTCATCCACCAGCAACCCTCAAAGGCATCGACTATGAAGGTATGCCCGAGGAGCCCACATGGGAAGAAGCCATGGGCGAACCTGACACCGTGCTCGAGCTCGCTGATGGTTTGGCCTTGGCTGGTCACTCTTTCGGTGCCAAGAAGTCTGTCGCAGGAGAATGTGTCTTCCAAACTG GTATGGTCGGATACCCCGAATCCTTGACGGATCCTTCTTACTCCTCTCAAATTTTGATCCTCACCTACCCCTTGATCGGTAACTACGGTGTTCCCGAGCGACCAAATGTCGCCTCATCCACCATCCCTACCTCGGAGGATGCCCACAACGTCCCTCccccgactcaccttcttgattcccttcctctcgagTTCGAGTCGTCTCACATCCACATTGCCGCGCTTGTGGTCGCCAATTACCACCCGAGCTACTCTCACCACCTCGCCAACTCCAGTCTTGGTCAATGGCTCAAGGAGCAAGGAATTCCCGCTATCTGGGGTGTCGACACTAGAATGTTGACCAAGCGACTTCGAGAAGGAGGTGTGCTTCTCGGTCGAGTGCTAGCCAAGCAAGGAGCCTCTGCTGTTGACGGACAGCAAAGAGGTCGAGAATCTCAATCTGGAGTGCTTGGGGGTGTCTCTAGGCTCCTCAACGGACTTTCTGCCCCTTCTATGGTCAGGTCCAACTCCACCGACAATCTTGCCTTGAACTGGAAGGAAGACTACGAGTCTATACCTTTCCACGATCCCAACGGTATCAACTTAGTCGCCAAAGTATCCACCCAAAAACCTACTCTCTATACCGCTATCACTGGATCAGAGCAAAAGGTCAACCCAAGAACTGGCAAACAACTGCGAGTCATAGCCATCGATGTCGGTATGAAATGGAACCAAATCAGATGCTTTAGAGAACGAGGTGTCGAAGTCAAGGTGGTCCCTTGG GACTACGACATCAACGCCGAGACCGAACCTTACGATGGTCTTTTCGTCTCCAACGGTCCTGGTGACCCTTCGATGGTCAAAGAGACCATCGCTAACCTTTCCAAAGCCCTCGAGACCAGCAAAGTGCCCATCTTCGGTATCTGTCTCGGTCATCAATTGCTCGCCTTGGCGTCAGGAGCTTCCActcggaagatgaagtacgGTAACAGAGGTATGAACTTGCCTTGTACATGTTCATCATCTGGTCGATGCTACATCACTTCCCAAAACCACGGTTACGAAGTCGACGTCAGCACACTCAAGAACGGCTGGGAAGCTTTCTTCACCAACGCCAACGACCAATCTAACGAAGGTATCTGGATGGGTAAAGATGGTaaacccttcttctccgtccaATTCCACCCTGAATCCGCTCCTGGTCCACGAGACACCGAATTCATCTTCGACGTGTTCATCAAGAGCATGGTCGACTCAGCCAGAGAAGGCAAGCTTGTCCCCATTGACATGCCAGGAGGTGAACTCGCCGACAACATTGCTGCTCGACCCAAGGAGCACGTCAAGAAAGTCCTCGTCTTGGGTTCCGGAGGTCTCTCTATCGGTCAAGCCGGAGAATTCGATTACTCGGGTTCTCAAGCCATCAAGGCcttgaaggaagaaggtatctACACCATCCTTGTAAACCCCAACATCGCTACTATCCAAACTTCGAAGGGTCTGGCCGACAAGGTCTACTTCCTCCCTGTCACCCCTGACTTCGTGCgaaagatcatcaagcacgAGAAGCCAGACGGTATCTACTGTACTTTCGGTGGACAAACCGCTCTTTCAGTCGGTATCAAATTGAAGGATGAATTTGCCGGACTCGGTGTCAAGGTTCTGGGTACCCCCATCGACACTGTCATCACCACGGAAGACCGGGATCTCTTCGCTAAAGCCATGGAGGAGATTGGAGAGAAATGCGCTGAATCCGCCTCAGCTGTCAACCTCCAAGAAGCTACGGAAGCCGCCAACAGAATCGGTTATCCCGTTATTGTTCGAGCTGCCTACGCTCTTGGTGGTTTAGGTTCTGGTTTCGCCCAAGACGATAGCCAGCTTGCCGAATTATGTAACAAGGCATTCGCTACTTCCCCTCAAGTGTTGGTCGAGAAATCCATGAAAGGTTGGAAGGAGATTGAGTACGAAGTAGTCAGAGATTGCAGAAACAACTGTATCACCGTTTGTAACATGGAG AACTTCGATCCATTGGGTATCCACACTGGTGACTCCATCGTCGTCGCTCCCTCGCAAACCCTTTCTGACGCCGACTACAACATGCTACGAACCACTGCGGTCAATGTCATCCGACATCTCGGAGTCGTAGGAGAGTGTAACATTCAATACGCCCTCAACCCTTATTCGAAGGAATACTGCATCATCGAAGTCAATGctcgtctttctcgatcCTCTGCTCTTGCGTCCAAGGCTACCGGTTACCCCCTTGCATTCATCGCTGCCAAGCTGGGTCTTAACATTCCTctcaacgagatcaagaacTCGGTCACTAAGGAGACTTCCGCTTGTTTCGAGCCTTCGTTAGATTACTGTGTGGTCAAGATCCCCCGATGGGATCTCAAGAAGTTTAACCGAGTCAGCACTGCCTTGAGCAGTTCCATGAAGTCTGTCGGTGAAGTTATGGCTATCGGCCGAACTTTCGAAGAAACCATCCAAAAGGCCATTCGATGCATCGATGATCGATTCCCAGGTTTCGGTGAACAcctcgatgtcgaagataTCGACCACGAGATCGCTAACCCTACCGATCAACGGCTATTCGCTTTGGCGACCGCGTTCAGACGAGGATACTCGGTCGAGAAGCTCAACAAGATGTCCAACATCGATCCCTGGTTCTTGACCAGATTGGAGCGATTGTCCAAGACCGAGAAGCTTATCGG GACCTATAACGCTTCTACTGTCCCCAACCAGCTCATTCGAAGTGCTAAGCAACTCGGTTTCTCCGATCGGCAAATCGCCAAAGCGCTCAACTCCAACGAGCTTGCTGTACGAAGGCTGCGTATCGAAGCTGGTATCTCGCCCTTCGTCAAGCAGATCGATACTGTCGCTGCGGAATTCCCTGCTTTCACCAACTACTTGTATACCACATACAACGCTAGTGAACACGATGTCACCTTCGATGACAACGGTGTAATGGTGCTCGGTTCCGGTGTATACCGAATCGGTTCCTCAGTAGAATTCGATTGGTGTGCAGTACGAGCTATCCGAACTCTCCGAGAACAAGGTATgaagacgatcatgatcaactACAACCCCGAGACCGTCTCCACCGATTACGACGAAGCAGACAAGCTTTACTTCGAGAACATCTCCCTTGAAACTGTGCTTGATATCTACGACATTGAGCGATCTAGCGGTCTTGTCCTCTCTATGGGTGGTCAGACTCCCAACAACATCGCTTTGGCTCTACACCGACAAAACGTCAAGATTTACGGTACATCGCCGGAAATGATTGATACTGCCGAAAATCGATACAAGTTCTCCCGAATGTTGGACAAAATCGGTGTCGATCAACCTCTTTGGAAAGAGCTCACGAGTTTCCCCGAAGCTCGATCCTTCTGTGACAAAGTCGGCTACCCAGTGCTGGTACGACCTTCATACGTGCTTTCCGGTGCTGCCATGAACGTGGTATTCTCCGAAGACGATCTCGAATCATACCTCTCCCAAGCTACCGATGTTTCTCGAGACCACCCGGTCGTCATCTCCAAGTACATCGAAGAGGCCAAGGAAATCGAGATGGATGCTGTCGCCCGGGACGGTAAGATGGTGATGCACTACATCTCCGAGCACGTCGAAAACGCCGGTGTGCACTCTGGAGATGCTACTCTCATCTTACCTCCTCAAGATCTCGACCCCGAGACtatcaagaagatcgagattgcTACAGCCAAGATCGGTCAAGCTTTGAACGTCACTGGTCCTTACAACATCCAATTCATTGCCAAGAACAATGAAATCAAGGTGATTGAATGCAACTTGCGAGCCGCTCGATCTTTCCCATTCGTCTCAAAGGTCACTGGTATCGACGCCATCGAACTCGCCACCAAGGTCATGCTTGGCTTCCCAGTGAACCCTTACCCAGATGTCAAGTTGCCACCCAACTATGTCGGTGTCAAGGTTCCTCAGTTCTCTTTCAGTCGATTATCGGGAGCCGATCCTGTCCTCGGTGTAGAGATGGCTTCTACTGGTGAAGTCGCTTGTTTTGGCAAAGACAAATATGACGCTTACCTCAAAGCCCTCATTTCGACCGGGATCCGACCACCCAAGAAGAACATCTTGCTGTCCGTCGGTTCTTTCAAGGAGAAACTCGAAATGCTACCCGCTGTGCACAAGCTTCACAGACAAGGCTACAACCTCTTTGCCACAGCTGGTACTTCCGATTTCTTCCAAGAACATGGCATTCCCGTCAAATTCCTTGAAGCTCTCGGATCTGAGAATGACCTCAACCCTCAAAAGGCTGAATACTCTTTGACTCAACACTTGGCCAACAACTTGATCGACTTGTACATCAACTTGCCATCCAAGAACAGATCCCGACGACCTGCCTCATATGTCTCGCAAGGTTACAGATCCCGACGAATGGCTGTGGACTTTGCCGTGCCGTTGATTACCAACGTCAAGTGTGCCAAACTCTTCATCGAAGCTGTGCTCAAGAAGCCGACCTTCGACATCACCAGCGTAGACTACAAGACCTCCCACGAGACTTTCTCGTTCCCAAGTCTCGTCTCGGTCCAAGCCTTCGTGCCGGGTGCAGCTGAGCCAAACTCCAATGACTTTAGCGAGGCAAGCCAAGCTGCCATTCGAGGTGGTTTTACTGTCATGCAAATGGTTCCTCAAGGTGTCGCCTCAGCcgtcgaagatgagatctcCCTTCAACGAGCTCAATCCAACGCTACCGGGGCTTCTCACTGTGACTACTTCTTCTCAGTCTCTGCTACTGGTGATAACGCATCCCGGCTTCAGGATGCTCTCGCTGCCGGTGCCAAAGCATTATTCATTCCCttcaacaacttcttcggCTCTGTCAACAAAGTCACCAGCGTTGCGCAACACTTTGCTGCCTGGCCAGCAGACAAGCCAATTGTCACCGATGCTCGAGCCACCGATCTCGCCTCGATCTTGCTTCTCGCGAGTCTGAACAACAGGTCGATCCACATTGCTAGCGTTTCCACCAGAGACGATATCGCATTGATCGCTCTTgccaaggagaagggactCAATGTCACTTGCGATGTGTCTGTCTACGCCTTGTTCTACTCGCAAGCCGACTACCCCACCGCCAAATGCCTGCCCACCGCTGAGGACCAACAGGCTCTGTGGGACAATTTGGCtaccatcgacatcttctctGTCGGTGTTCTTCCATACGAGCTTGGTACCGCTCTCGATAAGCCTGTATCAGCTAGCTCAGGTGTGGCTGAGTCGCTTCCTCTCCTCTTGACCGCCGTCGCCGATGGCAAACTCACCCTTGACGACATCTACCTTCGATTAAGCGAAAACCCGCGAACCATCTTCGGTTTACCGGAACAACCGCAAACATatgtcgaagtcgaggttaagcgaagatcaagcttcTCCCCATCAGACAATAAGACTTGGTCGCCGCTCGATGGTAAGGCTATTGCTGGCGCCATTCACCGAGTCGTCATCAACGGTCATTCCGTCTTCCTCGATGGACTATCATTCTCGATGCCTCTTGGTCGAGATGTGTCCTCCGCCGGATCTTCCAGAGCTCCCGCTGCCAAGCAAGCACGAGCTTCGTTCAACATGCAGAAGAGACCTTCGATCACCGCTCTCATGTCACCAACACAGGAACGATCAGCATCGTATGGTCCTCCCGTCAACGACAAGCTCATGTCCCTCTCCTCCGCCCCGGTCAACACCTCTCCTGTCCGAAACCTCCTTTCTCTGCAGACTTCTCCAGCCTTCTCCAGACGACACGTCTTATCGGTCAAACAGTTCGACCGAGAAGACTTACATGTTCTCTTCAACCTTGCATCTGAGATGAGAGCACAGGTTGAGCGAAGTGGTTCGGTAGACACTCTGAAAGGCAGAGTGCTCTGTACGCTATTCTACGAGCCATCGACGAGgacatcgacctctttcGAAGCGGCCATGAAGCGATGTGGTGGTGAAGTTGTCCAAGTGACtgcttcaacctcttcagTACAAAAGGGAGAATCATTGGCCGATACTATCAGGACGGTCGGCTGCTATTCCGATGCTATCGTTCTGCGACACCCAGCGGTCGGATCCAGTAAATCCGCCGCCAAATCGAGTCCTGTGCCGATCATCAACGCCGGTGACGGTATTGGAGAACACCCAACTCAAAGTTTGTTGGACGTTTTCTGTATCCGAGAAGAGTTGGGTTCCGTCAACGGTATTACCGTCACCTTGA TCGGTGACCTGAAGAACGGCCGAACAGTCCACTCGCTCGTCAAGCTATTATCTCTCTATGACGTGACCATCAACTTCGTCTCACCACCATCACTCCCTATGCCCGACTCCGTCAAGTCCGAGGCTTCTCGAGCTGGTGTCAGATGGAGCGAATCGACTGTCTTGTCCGATGACATCATTGCCAAATCCGATGTATTGTACGCTACCCGAGTACAAAAGGAGCGATTCGACAACCAAGCTGAATACGAGGCTATCAAGGATATCTACATCATTAACAACGATGTTCTtgccaaagccaaggaaTCAGCCATTGTCATGCACCCCTTACCACGAGTGAACGAGATTGACCCCGaggttgatttcgattccaAGCGAGCCGCTTACTTCAGACAGATGAGATACGGGCTTTTC GTACGAATGGCCCTTCTCACTCTTGTCCTCGGTGCATGA